Proteins co-encoded in one Streptococcus pyogenes genomic window:
- a CDS encoding phosphoribosylformylglycinamidine synthase — translation MNKRIFVEKKADFGIKSASLVKELTHNLQLTSLKALRIVQVYDVFNLAEDLLARAEKHIFSEQVTDCLLTETEITAELDKVAFFAIEALPGQFDQRAASSQEALLLFGSDSQVKVNTAQLYLVNKDITEAELEAVKNYLLNPVDSRFKDITLPLEEQAFSVSDKTIPNLDFFETYQADDFATYKAEQGLAMEVDDLLFIQNYFKSIGCVPTETELKVLDTYWSDHCRHTTFETELKNIDFSASKFQKQLQTTYDKYIAMRDELGRSEKPQTLMDMATIFGRYERANGRLDDMEVSDEINACSVEIEVDVDGVKEPWLLMFKNETHNHPTEIEPFGGAATCIGGAIRDPLSGRSYVYQAMRISGAGDITTPIAETRAGKLPQQVISKTAAHGYSSYGNQIGLATTYVREYFHPGFVAKRMELGAVVGAAPKENVVREKPEAGDVVILLGGKTGRDGVGGATGSSKVQTVESVETAGAEVQKGNAIEERKIQRLFRDGNVTRLIKKSNDFGAGGVCVAIGELADGLEIDLDKVPLKYQGLNGTEIAISESQERMSVVVRPNDVDAFIAACNKENIDAVVVATVTEKPNLVMTWNGEIIVDLERRFLDTNGVRVVVDAKVVDKDLTVPEARTTSAETLEADTLKVLSDLNHASQKGLQTIFDSSVGRSTVNHPIGGRYQITPTESSVQKLPVQHGVTTTASVMAQGYNPYIAEWSPYHGAAYAVIEATARLVATGADWSRARFSYQEYFERMDKQAERFGQPVSALLGSIEAQIQLGLPSIGGKDSMSGTFEDLTVPPTLVAFGVTTADSRKVLSPEFKAAGENIYYIPGQAISEDIDFDLIKDNFSQFEAIQAQHKITAASAAKYGGVLESLALMTFGNRIGASVEIAELDSSLTAQLGGFVFTSAEEIADAVKIGQTQADFTVTVNGNDLAGASLLAAFEGKLEEVYPTEFEQTDVLEEVPAVVSDTVIKAKETIEKPVVYIPVFPGTNSEYDSAKAFEQVGASVNLVPFVTLNEVAIAESVDTMVANIAKANIIFFAGGFSAADEPDGSAKFIVNILLNEKVRAAIDSFIEKGGLIIGICNGFQALVKSGLLPYGNFEEAGETSPTLFYNDANQHVAKMVETRIANTNSPWLAGVEVGDIHAIPVSHGEGKLVVSASEFAELRDNGQIWSQYVDFDGQPSMDSKYNPNGSVNAIEGITSKNGQIIGKMGHSERWEDGLFQNIPGNKDQILFASAVKYFTGK, via the coding sequence ATGAATAAACGTATTTTTGTTGAGAAAAAGGCTGACTTTGGTATTAAATCGGCTAGTCTTGTGAAAGAGTTGACGCATAATCTACAACTGACCTCTTTGAAGGCTTTGCGTATTGTGCAGGTCTATGATGTCTTCAATTTGGCTGAGGATTTGCTGGCGCGTGCTGAGAAGCATATTTTCTCTGAGCAGGTGACAGACTGTCTTTTGACGGAAACTGAAATCACTGCGGAGCTTGATAAGGTTGCCTTCTTTGCCATTGAGGCGCTTCCTGGTCAATTTGACCAACGTGCTGCTAGTTCGCAAGAAGCTTTGCTATTATTTGGAAGTGACAGTCAGGTTAAGGTCAATACAGCCCAGCTATACTTGGTCAATAAGGATATTACAGAAGCAGAGCTTGAAGCCGTTAAGAACTATCTTTTGAACCCTGTTGATTCGCGTTTCAAGGACATTACTTTGCCGCTTGAAGAGCAGGCTTTCTCTGTATCTGATAAGACGATCCCTAATCTTGATTTCTTTGAAACTTATCAAGCTGACGATTTTGCGACTTATAAGGCAGAGCAGGGCTTGGCTATGGAGGTCGATGACCTTCTCTTCATCCAAAATTATTTCAAATCAATCGGATGTGTGCCAACTGAGACTGAGTTGAAAGTTTTGGATACTTACTGGTCAGACCACTGCCGTCACACAACCTTTGAAACTGAATTGAAGAACATTGATTTTTCAGCTTCTAAATTCCAAAAACAATTGCAGACAACTTATGACAAATATATCGCCATGCGTGATGAGCTTGGTCGTTCTGAAAAGCCACAAACACTTATGGATATGGCGACTATTTTTGGTCGTTATGAGCGTGCCAACGGTCGTCTGGACGATATGGAAGTCTCAGATGAAATCAATGCCTGCTCAGTTGAGATTGAAGTAGATGTTGATGGTGTGAAAGAGCCTTGGCTCCTCATGTTTAAGAACGAGACTCACAATCACCCAACAGAAATTGAGCCATTCGGTGGAGCGGCGACTTGTATCGGTGGTGCTATTCGTGACCCATTGTCAGGACGTTCATACGTTTATCAGGCTATGCGTATTTCAGGCGCAGGCGATATCACGACTCCGATTGCGGAAACACGTGCTGGTAAATTGCCACAACAAGTTATTTCTAAAACTGCGGCGCACGGCTATTCTTCATATGGTAACCAAATTGGGCTTGCGACAACTTATGTGCGCGAGTACTTCCACCCTGGCTTCGTAGCCAAACGTATGGAGCTTGGAGCTGTGGTTGGTGCTGCACCTAAGGAAAATGTGGTTCGTGAAAAACCAGAAGCAGGCGATGTGGTCATCTTGCTCGGTGGTAAAACAGGTCGTGATGGTGTCGGTGGTGCGACAGGTTCATCTAAGGTTCAAACGGTTGAATCTGTGGAAACAGCTGGCGCAGAGGTACAAAAAGGGAATGCCATTGAAGAACGTAAGATTCAACGTCTTTTCCGTGATGGCAATGTCACTCGTCTTATTAAGAAATCAAATGACTTCGGTGCAGGTGGTGTCTGTGTTGCCATCGGTGAATTGGCTGACGGTCTTGAAATCGATTTGGACAAGGTGCCTCTTAAATACCAAGGTCTTAATGGTACTGAAATTGCAATCTCAGAATCTCAAGAGCGTATGTCAGTCGTTGTTCGTCCAAATGATGTGGATGCCTTCATCGCAGCCTGCAACAAGGAAAATATCGATGCAGTCGTTGTTGCGACCGTTACTGAAAAACCAAATCTTGTCATGACTTGGAATGGCGAAATCATCGTTGATTTGGAACGCCGTTTCCTTGATACCAATGGTGTCCGTGTCGTTGTTGATGCTAAAGTCGTTGACAAGGACTTGACAGTTCCAGAAGCACGCACAACATCAGCAGAGACACTTGAAGCAGATACGCTTAAGGTCTTGTCTGACCTCAACCACGCTAGTCAAAAAGGTCTTCAAACTATCTTTGACTCATCTGTTGGTCGTTCAACCGTTAACCACCCAATCGGTGGTCGTTACCAAATCACACCGACAGAAAGTTCTGTTCAAAAATTGCCAGTTCAACATGGTGTGACAACAACTGCATCTGTTATGGCTCAAGGTTACAATCCTTATATTGCAGAGTGGTCACCTTATCACGGTGCTGCCTATGCTGTCATTGAAGCGACAGCTCGCTTGGTAGCAACGGGTGCTGACTGGTCTCGTGCACGTTTCTCTTACCAAGAGTACTTTGAGCGTATGGATAAACAGGCAGAGCGTTTTGGTCAGCCAGTATCAGCTCTTCTTGGTTCTATTGAGGCTCAGATTCAACTTGGTTTGCCATCAATCGGCGGTAAGGACTCTATGTCTGGTACTTTCGAAGACTTGACAGTACCACCAACCTTGGTAGCTTTCGGCGTGACAACAGCGGACAGCCGCAAGGTTCTCTCTCCTGAGTTTAAAGCGGCTGGCGAAAACATTTACTATATCCCAGGTCAAGCTATTTCAGAAGATATTGATTTTGACCTTATCAAGGATAACTTTAGCCAGTTTGAAGCTATTCAAGCTCAACATAAGATTACAGCTGCCTCAGCCGCTAAATACGGTGGTGTCCTAGAAAGTCTTGCTCTCATGACTTTTGGTAACCGTATCGGTGCTTCTGTTGAAATTGCAGAGCTTGACAGCAGCTTGACAGCTCAACTCGGAGGTTTTGTCTTTACATCAGCTGAGGAAATTGCTGACGCGGTGAAAATCGGTCAAACTCAGGCAGACTTTACAGTCACTGTCAATGGAAATGACCTTGCTGGCGCTAGCCTTCTAGCAGCCTTCGAAGGCAAATTGGAAGAGGTTTACCCAACAGAATTTGAGCAGACAGATGTTCTTGAAGAAGTTCCTGCTGTGGTATCAGATACTGTTATCAAGGCTAAGGAAACAATTGAAAAACCAGTGGTTTACATTCCAGTCTTCCCTGGTACCAACTCAGAATACGATTCAGCTAAGGCCTTTGAACAGGTTGGAGCTAGTGTCAACTTGGTACCATTTGTAACCTTGAATGAGGTTGCTATTGCTGAGTCAGTTGACACTATGGTTGCTAATATTGCTAAGGCAAATATCATCTTCTTTGCTGGAGGTTTCTCAGCAGCGGATGAACCAGATGGGTCTGCTAAGTTTATCGTCAATATCTTGCTTAACGAGAAGGTCCGCGCAGCTATTGACAGCTTCATCGAAAAAGGTGGCCTTATCATCGGTATCTGTAATGGTTTCCAAGCCCTTGTTAAATCAGGTCTTCTTCCATACGGAAACTTCGAGGAAGCTGGTGAGACAAGTCCAACTCTCTTCTATAATGATGCTAATCAGCATGTTGCCAAGATGGTTGAGACTCGTATCGCAAATACCAACTCACCTTGGTTGGCAGGAGTTGAGGTCGGCGATATTCATGCCATTCCAGTTTCACATGGTGAAGGTAAACTTGTTGTCAGCGCTTCTGAATTTGCAGAGCTAAGAGACAATGGTCAAATCTGGAGCCAATATGTGGACTTTGACGGACAACCATCTATGGATTCTAAATACAATCCAAACGGCTCTGTCAATGCCATCGAAGGGATTACCAGCAAGAATGGTCAAATCATCGGTAAGATGGGACACTCAGAACGCTGGGAAGACGGACTCTTCCAAAATATCCCTGGTAACAAAGACCAAATCCTCTTTGCAAGTGCTGTAAAATACTTTACAGGGAAGTAA
- the purF gene encoding amidophosphoribosyltransferase → MTYEVKSLNEECGVFGIWGHPQAAQVTYFGLHSLQHRGQEGAGIVSNDNGKLYGYRNVGLLSEVFKNQSELDNLTGNAAIGHVRYATAGSADIRNIQPFLYKFHDGQFALCHNGNLTNAISLRKELEKQGAIFNASSDTEILMHLIRRSHNSSFMGKVKEALNTVKGGFAYLLMTENKLIAALDPNAFRPLSIGQMQNGAWVISSETCAFEVVGAKWVRDVEPGEVILIDDRGIQCDRYTDETQLAICSMEYVYFARPDSTIHGVNVHTARKNMGKRLAQEFKQDADIVIGVPNSSLSAAMGFAEESGLPNEMGLVKNQYTQRTFIQPTQELREQGVRMKLSAVSGVVKGKRVVMIDDSIVRGTTSRRIVGLLREAGASEVHVAIASPELKYPCFYGIDIQTRRELISANHSVDEVCDIIGADSLTYLSLDGLIESIGLETKAPNGGLCVAYFDGHYPTPLYDYEEEYLRSLEEKTSFYIQKVK, encoded by the coding sequence ATGACATACGAAGTAAAATCTCTAAATGAAGAATGTGGAGTCTTTGGTATCTGGGGACATCCTCAGGCAGCTCAAGTCACTTACTTTGGGCTTCATAGCCTTCAACATCGCGGTCAAGAAGGAGCTGGTATTGTTTCAAATGACAATGGGAAACTCTATGGTTATCGAAATGTTGGGCTCCTTTCTGAAGTTTTTAAGAATCAATCTGAATTAGATAATTTAACTGGGAATGCGGCTATTGGACATGTTCGGTATGCTACTGCAGGTTCTGCAGATATTCGCAATATTCAGCCTTTTCTTTATAAATTTCATGACGGGCAATTTGCTTTATGCCATAATGGTAATTTGACAAATGCTATTTCCTTAAGGAAAGAATTAGAAAAGCAAGGTGCAATTTTCAATGCCTCCTCAGATACTGAAATTTTGATGCACTTGATTCGTCGAAGCCATAACTCAAGTTTCATGGGAAAGGTAAAAGAAGCTCTAAATACAGTAAAGGGTGGCTTTGCCTATCTACTGATGACAGAAAATAAACTCATTGCTGCTCTTGACCCTAATGCCTTTCGTCCTTTGTCAATTGGACAAATGCAAAATGGTGCCTGGGTTATTTCCAGTGAGACCTGTGCTTTTGAGGTGGTAGGCGCAAAATGGGTTAGAGATGTTGAACCTGGCGAAGTTATTCTTATAGACGATCGTGGTATTCAATGTGATCGTTATACTGATGAAACGCAACTGGCAATTTGTTCGATGGAATATGTCTATTTTGCAAGGCCGGATTCAACTATACATGGTGTTAATGTTCATACGGCTCGAAAAAATATGGGAAAGCGTCTTGCACAAGAATTTAAACAGGATGCTGATATTGTAATTGGTGTCCCAAATTCGTCCTTATCGGCTGCTATGGGCTTTGCTGAAGAATCCGGATTACCAAATGAGATGGGTCTTGTAAAAAATCAGTATACGCAGCGAACCTTTATTCAACCGACACAAGAATTAAGGGAACAAGGTGTTCGAATGAAACTATCAGCGGTATCCGGTGTTGTCAAAGGAAAGCGCGTTGTTATGATTGATGACTCAATTGTAAGAGGAACGACTTCTAGAAGGATTGTCGGATTATTAAGAGAAGCAGGAGCTAGTGAAGTACATGTTGCTATAGCTAGTCCAGAATTAAAGTATCCTTGTTTTTATGGTATTGATATTCAGACTCGTCGTGAGTTGATTTCAGCCAATCACTCTGTTGATGAAGTGTGTGATATTATTGGCGCAGATAGTCTGACCTATCTCTCACTGGATGGGTTGATTGAATCAATTGGACTCGAAACAAAAGCACCAAATGGTGGTTTATGCGTAGCTTACTTTGATGGGCATTATCCAACACCGCTTTATGATTATGAAGAAGAATACCTCAGAAGTTTAGAAGAGAAAACAAGTTTTTATATTCAAAAAGTGAAATAA
- the purM gene encoding phosphoribosylformylglycinamidine cyclo-ligase, translated as MSEKNAYAKSGVDVEAGYEVVERIKKHVARTERAGVMGALGGFGGMFDLSKTGVKEPVLVSGTDGVGTKLMLAIKYDKHDTIGQDCVAMCVNDIIAAGAEPLYFLDYIATGKNNPVKLEEVVSGVAEGCVQAGAALIGGETAEMPGMYGQDDYDLAGFAVGVAEKSQIIDGSKVKEGDILLGLASSGIHSNGYSLVRRVFADYTGKELLPELEGKQLKDVLLEPTRIYVKAALPLIKEELVKGIGHITGGGFIENIPRMFADDLAAEIDEDKVPVLPIFKALEKYGDIKHEEMFEIFNMGVGLMLAVSPENVNRVKELLDEPVYEIGRIIKKADASVVIK; from the coding sequence ATGTCTGAAAAAAATGCTTATGCAAAATCTGGTGTTGATGTTGAAGCTGGTTATGAAGTGGTTGAAAGAATAAAAAAACACGTTGCTCGTACAGAACGTGCGGGAGTCATGGGAGCTCTAGGTGGCTTTGGTGGGATGTTTGACTTGAGTAAAACAGGAGTTAAAGAGCCTGTCTTGGTTTCAGGGACTGACGGTGTCGGAACAAAACTTATGCTTGCTATCAAGTACGACAAGCACGACACAATCGGTCAAGACTGTGTTGCCATGTGTGTCAATGATATTATTGCAGCAGGTGCTGAGCCATTATATTTTTTAGATTATATTGCGACAGGAAAAAATAACCCAGTCAAACTTGAAGAAGTTGTTTCTGGTGTTGCAGAAGGTTGTGTTCAAGCAGGAGCAGCACTCATTGGAGGTGAGACCGCTGAAATGCCTGGAATGTATGGTCAAGATGATTATGACCTTGCAGGCTTTGCTGTTGGTGTGGCTGAAAAATCTCAAATCATCGACGGTTCAAAAGTAAAAGAAGGCGATATTCTTTTGGGACTTGCTTCAAGTGGTATCCATTCAAACGGTTATTCTTTGGTACGTCGTGTCTTTGCTGACTATACTGGTAAAGAGCTGCTTCCAGAGCTTGAAGGCAAACAACTTAAGGATGTCCTCCTTGAGCCAACTCGTATCTATGTTAAAGCAGCTCTGCCATTAATCAAGGAAGAACTAGTCAAAGGTATCGGCCACATCACGGGTGGTGGCTTTATCGAGAATATTCCTCGTATGTTTGCGGATGATTTGGCTGCGGAAATCGATGAGGACAAGGTGCCAGTGCTTCCGATTTTCAAGGCGCTTGAAAAATATGGTGACATCAAGCACGAAGAAATGTTTGAAATCTTCAATATGGGTGTCGGTCTTATGCTAGCTGTTAGTCCTGAAAATGTTAACCGCGTCAAAGAGCTCTTGGATGAACCAGTTTATGAAATCGGTCGTATCATCAAGAAAGCAGACGCTAGTGTGGTGATTAAATAA
- the purN gene encoding phosphoribosylglycinamide formyltransferase has translation MKIAVFASGNGSNFQVIAEQFPVSFVFSDHRDAYVLERAQNLAIPSFAFELKEFENKVAYEQAIVDLLDKHEIDLVCLAGYMKIVGETLLLAYERRIINIHPAYLPEFPGAHGIEDAWEAGVDQSGVTIHWVDSGVDTGQVIQQVRVPRLADDSLESFETRIHETEYQLYPAVLDSLGVERKVI, from the coding sequence ATGAAAATCGCTGTTTTTGCTTCTGGTAATGGTTCCAACTTTCAGGTCATAGCAGAGCAGTTTCCAGTTAGTTTTGTCTTTTCAGATCATCGTGATGCCTATGTTTTAGAGCGTGCTCAGAATTTAGCCATTCCAAGCTTCGCTTTTGAACTCAAGGAGTTTGAGAATAAGGTGGCTTACGAGCAAGCCATCGTTGATTTGTTGGACAAACACGAGATTGACTTAGTCTGTCTGGCAGGCTATATGAAGATTGTTGGAGAAACCTTACTCTTGGCCTATGAGAGGCGTATTATCAATATTCACCCAGCCTACCTGCCTGAATTTCCAGGTGCCCACGGTATCGAGGATGCTTGGGAAGCTGGTGTTGACCAGTCTGGCGTGACCATCCACTGGGTTGACTCTGGTGTGGATACCGGTCAGGTCATCCAACAAGTGCGCGTGCCACGCCTAGCAGACGATAGCCTAGAAAGCTTTGAAACCCGTATCCATGAAACCGAATATCAACTCTACCCAGCTGTCTTAGATAGCTTGGGAGTGGAGAGGAAAGTAATCTAG
- the purH gene encoding bifunctional phosphoribosylaminoimidazolecarboxamide formyltransferase/IMP cyclohydrolase: MTKRALISVSDKSGIVDFAKELKNLGWDIISTGGTKVTLDDAGVETIAIDDVTRFPEMMDGRVKTLHPNIHGGLLARRDADSHLQAAKDNNIELIDLVVVNLYPFKETILRPDITYDLAVENIDIGGPSMLRSAAKNHASVTVVVDPADYATVLGELADAGQTTFETRQRLAAKVFRHTAAYDALIAEYFTTQVGEAKPEKLTITYDLKQAMRYGENPQQDADFYQKALPTDYSIASAKQLNGKELSFNNIRDADAAIRIIRDFKDRPTVVALKHMNPCGIGQADDIETAWDYTYKADPVSIFGGIIVLNREVDAATAKKMHPIFLEIIIAPSYSEEALAILTNKKKNLRILELPFDAQAASEVEAEYTGVVGGLLVQNQDVVAENPSDWQVVTDRQPTEQEATALEFAWKAIKYVKSNGIIITNDHMTLGLGAGQTNRVGSVKIAIEQAKDHLDGAVLASDAFFPFADNIEEIAAAGIKAIIQPGGSVRDQDSIDAANKHGLTMIFTGVRHFRH, encoded by the coding sequence ATGACTAAACGTGCTTTAATCTCAGTGTCTGACAAGTCAGGAATTGTTGACTTTGCAAAAGAATTGAAAAACTTGGGTTGGGATATTATCTCAACTGGTGGGACTAAGGTTACCCTTGACGATGCTGGTGTTGAGACCATTGCCATCGACGATGTGACTAGATTCCCAGAGATGATGGACGGTCGTGTTAAGACCCTCCACCCAAACATTCACGGTGGGCTTTTGGCTCGTCGCGACGCTGACAGCCACCTTCAGGCTGCTAAGGACAACAATATCGAGCTGATTGACCTCGTGGTTGTCAACCTCTATCCCTTCAAGGAGACTATCCTTCGTCCAGACATAACCTATGATTTGGCGGTGGAAAACATCGACATCGGCGGTCCATCAATGCTTCGCTCAGCCGCTAAAAATCACGCTAGCGTGACCGTTGTGGTTGACCCAGCGGATTATGCGACTGTTTTGGGAGAATTGGCTGACGCTGGTCAGACGACATTTGAAACGCGTCAACGCTTGGCAGCTAAGGTCTTTCGTCACACAGCAGCCTACGACGCTTTGATTGCTGAGTACTTCACAACTCAAGTGGGAGAGGCTAAGCCTGAAAAATTAACCATCACTTACGACCTTAAACAGGCTATGCGTTACGGAGAAAATCCACAACAAGACGCTGATTTCTATCAAAAAGCCTTGCCAACAGACTACTCAATTGCTTCTGCTAAACAGCTCAACGGAAAAGAATTGTCTTTCAATAATATCCGTGATGCCGATGCGGCAATCCGTATTATCCGCGATTTCAAAGACCGTCCAACTGTTGTTGCTCTCAAACACATGAACCCATGTGGTATCGGACAGGCTGATGACATTGAGACTGCTTGGGATTACACTTATAAAGCTGACCCAGTTTCAATCTTTGGCGGAATTATTGTCCTTAACCGTGAAGTTGACGCAGCGACAGCCAAGAAGATGCACCCTATCTTCTTGGAAATCATCATCGCACCATCATACTCAGAAGAAGCGCTAGCTATTCTCACAAATAAAAAGAAAAACTTGCGAATCCTTGAGTTGCCGTTTGATGCCCAAGCTGCCAGCGAAGTGGAAGCTGAGTACACTGGCGTAGTTGGTGGACTTTTGGTGCAAAACCAAGACGTTGTGGCTGAAAATCCATCTGACTGGCAAGTGGTGACAGACCGCCAACCAACAGAACAAGAGGCGACTGCCCTTGAGTTTGCCTGGAAGGCTATCAAGTATGTTAAGTCTAACGGGATTATTATTACTAACGATCACATGACGCTTGGACTCGGTGCAGGTCAAACCAACCGTGTCGGCTCAGTCAAGATTGCTATCGAGCAGGCTAAAGACCACCTTGACGGTGCCGTTCTAGCATCAGATGCCTTCTTCCCATTTGCGGACAACATTGAAGAAATCGCTGCCGCAGGGATCAAAGCAATCATCCAACCAGGTGGTTCAGTTCGTGACCAAGACTCTATTGACGCCGCAAACAAACATGGCTTGACCATGATCTTCACAGGTGTGAGACATTTTAGGCATTAA
- a CDS encoding CHAP domain-containing protein: protein MKKFHRFLVSGVILLGFNGLVPTMPSTLISQQENLVHAAVLGDNYPSKWKKGNGIDSWNMYIRQCTSFAAFRLSSANGFQLPKGYGNACTWGHIAKNQGYPVNKTPSIGAIAWFDKNAYQSNAAYGHVAWVADIRGDTVTIEEYNYNAGQGPERYHKRQIPKSQVSGYIHFKDLSSQTSHSYPRQLKHISQASFDPSGTYHFTTRLPVKGQTSIDSPDLAYYEAGQSVYYDKVVTAGGYTWLSYLSFSGNRRYIPIKEPAQSVVQNDNTKPSIKVGDTVTFPGVFRVDQLVNNLIVNKELAGGDPTPLNWIDPTPLDETDNQGKVLGDQILRVGEYFIVTGSYKVLKIDQPSNGIYVQIGSRGTWVNADKANKL, encoded by the coding sequence ATGAAAAAATTTCATCGTTTTTTGGTCTCAGGAGTAATCCTTTTAGGTTTTAATGGTCTAGTACCTACTATGCCATCTACACTTATTTCGCAACAGGAAAATCTTGTTCATGCAGCTGTTTTAGGCGATAACTATCCGAGTAAGTGGAAAAAAGGCAATGGAATCGATTCGTGGAACATGTATATCCGCCAATGCACTTCTTTTGCAGCTTTTCGTTTAAGCTCTGCTAATGGTTTTCAGTTACCTAAAGGCTACGGTAATGCCTGCACGTGGGGACATATCGCGAAAAATCAGGGTTATCCTGTGAATAAGACACCAAGCATAGGGGCTATCGCTTGGTTTGATAAAAACGCTTATCAGTCAAATGCTGCTTACGGTCATGTAGCATGGGTAGCTGATATCCGTGGAGACACTGTCACTATCGAAGAGTATAATTACAACGCTGGACAAGGCCCTGAAAGATACCATAAGCGTCAAATTCCAAAATCTCAGGTAAGTGGTTATATCCATTTTAAAGACTTATCATCTCAGACAAGTCATTCCTACCCAAGACAACTAAAACACATTTCTCAAGCTTCATTTGACCCCTCTGGAACTTATCACTTTACAACCAGATTACCAGTCAAAGGACAAACCAGTATCGATAGCCCTGATCTTGCTTACTATGAAGCAGGTCAATCTGTTTATTACGATAAAGTCGTGACTGCTGGAGGTTATACATGGCTTAGCTACCTCAGTTTTTCTGGAAACCGACGCTATATTCCCATTAAAGAGCCCGCACAGTCTGTGGTTCAAAATGACAATACAAAACCTTCCATTAAGGTCGGTGATACTGTTACCTTCCCTGGCGTTTTTCGTGTAGATCAGCTTGTTAATAATTTGATCGTTAATAAAGAATTAGCCGGAGGAGACCCAACTCCACTAAACTGGATTGATCCCACACCATTAGATGAAACAGATAACCAAGGAAAAGTTTTAGGAGATCAAATTCTCCGTGTGGGTGAATATTTTATCGTCACTGGTAGTTATAAAGTATTAAAAATTGATCAACCAAGTAATGGTATTTATGTTCAAATCGGATCTCGTGGAACATGGGTAAATGCTGATAAAGCTAACAAATTATAG
- the purD gene encoding phosphoribosylamine--glycine ligase — MKLLVVGSGGREHAIAKKLLASKGVDQVFVAPGNDGMTLDGLDLVNIVVSEHSRLIAFAKENEISWAFIGPDDALAAGIVDDFNSAGLRAFGPTKAAAELEWSKDFAKEIMVKYNVPTAAYGTFSDFEKAKAYIEEQGAPIVVKADGLALGKGVVVAETVEQAVEAAQEMLLDNKFGDSGARVVIEEFLDGEEFSLFAFANGDKFYIMPTAQDHKRAFDGDKGPNTGGMGAYAPVPHLPQSVVDTAVEMIVRPVLEGMVAEGRPYLGVLYVGLILTADGPKVIEFNSRFGDPETQIILPRLTSDFAQNIDDIMMGIEPYITWQKDGVTLGVVVASEGYPFDYEKGVPLPEKTDGDIITYYAGVKFSENSELLLSNGGRVYMLVTTEDSVKAGQDKIYTQLAQQDTTGLFYRNDIGSKAIRE, encoded by the coding sequence TTGAAATTACTTGTTGTTGGTTCAGGTGGTCGTGAACATGCGATTGCTAAGAAGTTGTTAGCGTCTAAGGGTGTGGATCAGGTTTTTGTGGCACCTGGTAATGATGGTATGACCTTGGATGGTCTGGACTTGGTGAATATAGTAGTTTCCGAACATTCCAGGTTGATTGCCTTTGCTAAGGAGAATGAGATTTCTTGGGCCTTTATTGGTCCTGATGATGCGCTAGCAGCTGGTATCGTTGATGATTTCAACAGTGCTGGACTCAGAGCTTTTGGTCCAACAAAGGCAGCAGCGGAGCTAGAGTGGTCAAAAGACTTTGCCAAGGAAATCATGGTCAAATACAATGTCCCAACAGCAGCCTATGGCACATTTTCAGACTTTGAAAAAGCCAAAGCCTACATCGAAGAGCAGGGCGCACCTATCGTGGTCAAGGCTGATGGCTTGGCGCTAGGTAAGGGTGTGGTCGTGGCTGAAACCGTTGAGCAGGCGGTAGAGGCGGCGCAAGAGATGCTTCTGGACAATAAGTTTGGCGATTCAGGAGCGCGTGTGGTTATCGAGGAATTCTTGGATGGCGAGGAGTTTTCCCTCTTTGCCTTTGCTAATGGCGATAAGTTCTACATCATGCCGACAGCTCAGGATCACAAGCGTGCCTTTGACGGAGACAAGGGGCCAAACACTGGTGGTATGGGTGCCTATGCGCCAGTTCCTCATCTACCTCAGAGCGTGGTAGACACAGCGGTTGAGATGATCGTTAGGCCTGTCCTTGAGGGCATGGTTGCCGAAGGGCGTCCTTATCTAGGTGTCCTCTATGTGGGGCTTATCCTGACAGCTGATGGACCTAAGGTTATCGAGTTCAACTCACGTTTCGGTGACCCTGAAACTCAGATTATCCTCCCTCGCCTGACTTCTGATTTCGCTCAGAATATTGACGATATCATGATGGGCATTGAGCCTTACATCACTTGGCAGAAGGACGGTGTGACTTTGGGTGTTGTCGTTGCCTCAGAAGGCTATCCATTCGATTATGAGAAAGGTGTGCCACTGCCTGAAAAGACCGACGGCGATATCATCACCTACTACGCAGGAGTTAAGTTTTCGGAAAATAGCGAGCTACTTCTCTCAAACGGAGGACGTGTCTATATGCTCGTCACCACAGAAGACAGCGTCAAAGCAGGGCAGGACAAAATCTATACCCAACTGGCCCAACAAGACACAACAGGTCTCTTCTACCGAAATGATATCGGAAGCAAAGCTATAAGAGAATAA